GTTCCTTCTCCTCCTTTTGCCCTTTTTGCTCTCGCCCTTTCCCTTCTACCTGACCCTCCTCAACTTCTTCGCCATCTCCGCCCTGGCCGCCCTCTCCCTCTACGTCCTCACGGGGCTTGGGGGGATGACCAGCTTCGCCCAGGCGGCCTTTATGGGCACGGGGGCCTACGCCACCGCCCTGCTCACGGTGCGCCTGGGGCTTTCCCCCTGGGTGGGGCTTTTGGCGGGGCTAGCCCTCTCCCTCCTCCTGGCCCTGGTCCTGG
The nucleotide sequence above comes from Thermus thermamylovorans. Encoded proteins:
- a CDS encoding ABC transporter permease subunit; translated protein: MRLLWFLLLLLPFLLSPFPFYLTLLNFFAISALAALSLYVLTGLGGMTSFAQAAFMGTGAYATALLTVRLGLSPWVGLLAGLALSLLLALVL